The Brachionichthys hirsutus isolate HB-005 chromosome 11, CSIRO-AGI_Bhir_v1, whole genome shotgun sequence genome includes a window with the following:
- the kcnk6 gene encoding potassium channel subfamily K member 6 — protein sequence MYPARRSWLLLAGCVFFYVVYLLLGALVFSSMERPVEEKLLRDMETLKQEFLNQSCVDAASLDGFLLKVLKANKYGAPVLGNSSGASNWDLASSMFFANTLVTTVGYGNTTPLSDAGKAFSILYAIIGVPFTMLVLTVCIQRLMYPLVFAPVSLLHRSGLEPRLAAVVHFVLMVVLMLACFFVAPAAVFSTVETSWSFLDGVYFCFMSLCTIGLGDFVPGMRYGQENRPLYQVSVMVYLFVGLMMMYLLLHTFQKMADQHGLTTVLKLSQCKEDVDRDREPIVDEPEDQMPPYLEEKGASEHLDVGSYPSYNTMTTR from the exons ATGTATCCCGCACGGAGGTCGTGGCTGCTGCTCGCGGGCTGCGTCTTCTTCTACGTCGTCTACCTGCTGCTGGGCGCGCTGGTCTTCTCCAGCATGGAGCGGCcggtggaggagaagctgctgcgcGACATGGAGACCCTGAAGCAGGAGTTCCTGAACCAGAGCTGCGTGGACGCGGCGTCCCTGGATGGCTTCCTGCTCAAAGTGCTCAAGGCCAACAAGTACGGCGCGCCCGTCCTCGGGAACTCCTCCGGCGCGTCCAACTGGGACCTGGCATCCTCCATGTTCTTCGCCAACACTCTGGTGACGACGGTCG GTTATGGCAACACCACGCCTCTGTCTGATGCTGGGAAGGCCTTCTCCATCCTCTACGCCATCATTGGGGTCCCGTTCACCATGCTTGTGCTCACCGTGTGCATCCAGAGGCTCATGTACCCCCTGGTCTTCGCGCCCGTCAGCCTCCTGCACCGTTCCGGCCTGGAGCCTCGGTTGGCTGCCGTTGTCCACTTTGTGCTGATGGTGGTTCTGATGCTGGCGTGCTTCTTTGTAGCGCCGGCTGCCGTCTTCAGCACCGTGGAGACGTCCTGGTCCTTCTTGGATGGGGTCTACTTCTGTTTCATGTCGCTCTGCACCATTGGGCTGGGAGACTTTGTCCCTGGGATGCGGTACGGGCAGGAGAACCGGCCCCTGTACCAGGTTTCTGTCATGG TCTATCTGTTTGTGGGATTGATGATGATGTACCTCCTGCTGCACACCTTCCAAAAAATGGCCGATCAGCACGGCCTGACCACCGTCCTGAAGCTGTCTCAGTGTAAGGAGGAcgtggacagagacagggagcCCATCGTTGACGAGCCTGAGGATCAGATGCCCCCTTACCTGGAAGAGAAAGGGGCTAGTGAGCACCTGGATGTGGGTTCATATCCCTCGTACAACACCATGACCACACGCTGA
- the LOC137901188 gene encoding neuroblast differentiation-associated protein AHNAK-like: MPDVGISLPKGKIEGPELEFKGEGGKIKVPHIGMPSLDISLPKGKIEGPEVEIDGGSEGKFQLPHMKMPEVDLSLPKGKIEGQGVEIKGGTGPKFKMPQMKMPDIDISLPKGKIEGPDLEIEGSTGGMFKMPNLKMPDIDLSLPKGKIEDPEFELKGEGGKIKMPHIGMPSLDISLPKGKIEGPEVEIQGGTGGKFKMPHMKMPDVGISLPKGKIEGPELELKGEGGKFKMPHIGMPSLDISLPKGKIEGPEVEIQGGTGGKFKMPHMKMPEVDLSLPKGKIEGPELELKGEGGKFKMPHIGMPSLDISLPKGRIEAPDVRIKGGTGPKFKMPPMKVPDIDISLPKAKIEGPELELKGEGGKFKMPQIGMPSVDISLPKKKIEGPDLEIEGSTGGMFKMPDTDLSLPKGKIEDPELELKGEGGKFKMPHIGMPSLDISLPKGKIEGPEVEIDGGSEGKFTLPHMKMPEVDLSLPKGKIEGPELELKGDGGTFKMPQIGMPSVDISLPKGTIEGPEVEIKRRTGRKYKKSHMNIPEVDIFPPKGKIEVSQVKLNGDGGKFKLQQHTDRSQIKVPKIPDIEFDIGTSQDDDDGKTEKNKKVKIPLPSLSSPEEGINIRGPEIQHEGLKMPKIKKAVFVLVNPPETNKPTTAMGSTHEESTPECEAEGLKIKTPRDKIKPSFCKPTEASVAVSPEWEGQDKSMVEEIKMSQLSFSPGKSGYFDVKGSSSSPICKQDASTHKGSKDGKHTFSGKIQLPTAELTSSYGRMAAEEENTYADVKLSKDPSPGELKRGPNGFKVKSGKMALAGFSEEPLEGLVSSQARIEMLDRDRSESPTGFTMELSSKKFQTWSTDDSKRLESEEKESSPWFKVPKFTLKPHSTGFLEITPEGSPQAQRKGEVGGEVDASGSQGQHSGLDFKPQEMSQEHRVFFSEEGTVTMVTKTTKITRQVVTSETHTGESSTSTATTRQISDSNY, translated from the exons ATGCCAGATGTTGGTATATCTCTCCCCAAAGGGAAGATTGAAGGTCCAGAATTAGAATTTAAGGGGGAAGGTGGAAAAATCAAGGTGCCACATATCGGCATGCCCTCGCTTGACATTTCTCTTCCCAAAGGaaaaattgaaggtccagagGTTGAAATAGATGGAGGCAGTGAAGGAAAGTTCCAACTGCCTCACATGAAAATGCCTGAAGTTGATCTCTCGCTCCCCAAAGGAAAAATTGAAGGCCAAGGGGTTGAAATAAAGGGAGGCACTGGACCGAAGTTCAAAATGCCTCAAATGAAAATGCCAGACATTGATATATCTCTCCCCAAAGGgaaaattgaaggtccagaCCTTGAAATAGAGGGAAGCACAGGAGGAATGTTCAAAATGCCTAACTTGAAAATGCCAGACATTGATCTCTCGCTCCCCAAAGGGAAGATTGAAGACCCAGAATTCGAACTTAAGGGGGAAGGTGGAAAAATCAAGATGCCACATATCGGCATGCCCTCACTTGACATTTCTCTTCCGAAAGGaaaaattgaaggtccagagGTTGAAATACAGGGAGGCACTGGAGgaaagtttaaaatgcctcataTGAAAATGCCAGATGTTGGTATATCTCTCCCCAAAGGGAAAATTGAAGGCCCAGAATTAGAACTTAAGGGGGAAGGGGGGAAATTCAAGATGCCACATATCGGCATGCCCTCACTTGACATTTCTCTTCCCAAAGGaaaaattgaaggtccagagGTTGAAATACAGGGAGGCACTGGAGgaaagtttaaaatgcctcataTGAAAATGCCTGAAGTTGATCTCTCGCTCCCCAAAGGGAAAATTGAAGGCCCAGAATTAGAACTTAAGGGGGAAGGGGGAAAATTCAAGATGCCACATATCGGCATGCCCTCACTTGATATATCTTTACCAAAAGGAAGGATTGAAGCTCCAGATGTGCGAATCAAAGGAGGCACTGGACCAAAGTTCAAAATGCCTCCAATGAAAGTGCCAGACATTGATATATCTCTCCCCAAAGCaaaaattgaaggtccagaATTAGAACTCAAAGGCGAAGGTGGAAAATTCAAAATGCCACAAATTGGCATGCCCTCAGTTGACATTTCtctcccaaaaaagaaaattgaaggtccagaCCTTGAAATAGAGGGAAGCACAGGAGGAATGTTCAAAATGCCAGACACTGATCTCTCACTCCCCAAAGGGAAGATTGAAGACCCAGAATTAGAACTTAAGGGGGAAGGTGGAAAATTCAAGATGCCACATATTGGCATGCCCTCACTTGACATTTCTCTTCCCAAAGGaaaaattgaaggtccagagGTTGAAATAGATGGAGGCAGTGAAGGAAAGTTCACACTGCCTCACATGAAAATGCCTGAAGTTGATCTCTCACTCCCCAAAGGGAAGATTGAAGGCCCAGAATTAGAACTTAAGGGGGATGGGGGAACATTCAAGATGCCACAAATTGGCATGCCCTCAGTTGATATATCATTACCAAAAGGAACGATTGAAGGTCCAGAAGTTGAAATAAAGAGACGCACTGGAAGAAAGTACAAAAAGTCCCACATGAATATTCCAGAAGTTGATATTTTTCCACCAAAAGGAAAAATTGAAGTTTCTCAGGTCAAGCTCAATGGAGATGGTGGAAAATTTAAATTGCAACAACATACTGACCGATCACAAATTAAAGTTCCAAAGATTCCAGACATAGAGTTTGATATTGGGACATCACAAGATGACGATGATggtaaaactgaaaaaaacaagaaagtaaAAATCCCATTACCATCTCTCTCATCTCCTGAAGAAGGAATAAATATACGTGGGCCAGAAATTCAGCATGAGGGACTTAAAAtgcctaaaataaaaaaagctgtttttgtCTTGGTAAATCCTCCTGAAACCAACAAGCCCACCACAGCTATGGGCAGCACACATGAGGAGTCAACACCTGAATGTGAAGCAGAAGGCCTCAAAATAAAGACTCCCAGAGACAAAATAAAGCCAAGCTTCTGCAAGCCCACAGAAGCATCAGTTGCTGTGAGCCCAGAGTGGGAAGGACAGGACAAATCAATGGTTGAAGAAATAAAGATGTCCCAATTGTCATTTTCCCCTGGTAAATCAGGGTATTTTGATGTCAAAGGTTCAAGTTCAAGTCCCATATGTAAACAGGATGCAAGTACTCATAAAGGCTCTAAAGATGGTAAACACACATTCAGTGGTAAAATTCAGCTTCCAACGGCGGAATTAACCTCTTCATATGGGAGaatggctgcagaggaggagaacacatATGCAGATGTGAAACTGTCAAAAGATCCATCTCCGGGAGAACTAAAGAGAGGCCCTAATGGATTTAAAGTAAAATCTGGCAAGATGGCCCTTGCAGGTTTTAGTGAGGAGCCTCTTGAGGGTTTGGTGTCATCTCAAGCCAGAATAGAGATGCTGGACAGGGACAGGTCTGAGTCCCCTACTGGTTTTACCATGGAGCTAAGCTCAAAAAAGTTCCAGACTTGGAGCACAGACGACAGCAAAAGACTGgaatctgaggaaaaagagtcTTCCCCTTGGTTCAAGGTCCCTAAATTCACCCTCAAGCCACACTCTACAG gaTTCTTGGAGATAACCCCAGAGGGCTCTCCTCAAGCCCAGAGGAAGGGAGAGGTTGGAGGTGAGGTAGATGCATCAGGGTCTCAGGGCCAACATTCAGGTCTCGACTTCAAACCGCAAGAAATGTCACAAGAGCATCGAGTCTTCTTCTCAGAGGAAGGAACTGTCACCATGGTGACCAAGACCACCAAAATCACCCGCCAAGTGGTTACTTCTgaaacccacacaggtgaaTCTTCAACATCTACAGCGACTACTCGCCAGATATCAGACTCCAACTATTAA